In Lacerta agilis isolate rLacAgi1 chromosome 1, rLacAgi1.pri, whole genome shotgun sequence, the following proteins share a genomic window:
- the ABCD4 gene encoding ATP-binding cassette sub-family D member 4 isoform X5, producing the protein MPNLLLFTVGINTFDYLGSILSYVVIAIPIFNGVYADLDPAGLSSLVSKNAFVSLYLIGCFSQLIDLSTTVSDVAGYTHRIGELLEMLLKLSRKQKDCDSPGKWEFNSVSKEEVFSSDTAFLLEKISLSAPSEKLLIKDLNLRVTQGNNLLITGNTGTGKTSLLRVLGGLWESKQGDVHMLTCFGPHGVVILPQRPFFTDGTLREQVIYPLKEIYPVLGSSDDERILRFLELTGLSDLLARTGGLDQPVDWNWYDILSPGEMQRLSFARLFYLQPQYAVLDEATSALTEDAEDELYRICAHLGMTLVSVGHRKSLEKFHSWRLNLYGEGKWELSRIKKD; encoded by the exons TTGGAATCAACACTTTTGACTACCTGGGCAGTATCCTGAGTTATGTGGTGATTGCCATTCCCATTTTCAATGGAGTTTACGCTGATCTGGATCCAGCAGGACTGAGCTCTTTGGTTAGCAAG AATGCCTTTGTCTCTCTTTACCTCATTGGCTGCTTTAGCCAGCTCATTGACCTCTCCACCACCGTGTCTGACGTAGCTGGCTATACTCACAG aaTTGGGGAGttgctggagatgctgctgaaacTTTCCAGGAAGCAAAAGGACTGTGACTCGCCAGGCAAATGGGAATTCAACAG CGTTTCCAAAGAGGAGGTGTTCTCAAGCGACACAGCTTTCCTCCTggagaaaatctctctctctgctccttctGAGAAGCTGCTCATCAAGGATCTAAACCTGAGAGTCACACAAGGGAACAATCTACTGATCACCGGGAACACAGGGACAGGGAAGACATCTTTGCTGCGTGTCCTCGGTGGCCTCTGGGAGAGCAAGCAGG GGGACGTCCACATGCTGACTTGCTTTGGCCCCCATGGGGTGGTTATCCTGCCACAGCGGCCATTCTTCACAGATGGGACCCTGCGGGAACAG GTGATATACCCTCTGAAGGAAATCTATCCAGTTTTGG GGTCTTCGGATGATGAAAGGATTCTGAGATTCCTGGAGCTGACTGGGTTG TCTGATTTGCTAGCAAGGACAGGTGGTTTGGACCAGCCAGTGGACTGGAACTG GTATGATATTCTGTCTCCTGGGGAGATGCAGCGGCTCTCCTTTGCCCGACTTTTCTATCTCCAGCCTCAGTATGCAG TGCTGGATGAAGCTACCAGCGCACTCACAGAGGATGCAGAGGATGAGCTGTACAGGATCTGTGCACACTTGGGAATGACTCTGGTCAGCGTGGGACATCGCAAGAGCCTGGAAAAG TTTCACAGTTGGCGTCTGAACCTGTACGGAGAAGGTAAATGGGAGCTCAGCAGAATAAAGAAAGACTGA
- the LOC117043268 gene encoding acetyl-coenzyme A synthetase 2-like, mitochondrial: MAWLFARNCFAEIAPGGKLSSYKFRAWSKGALTAYMPEATSFPGPRDHHGLYQVSVEQTDAFWGALGRSRLLWIHPFHSVSNCNLQQGHLSWFLGGQLNVAVNCLDRHVHKAPNKVALIWEKDEPGQEEHITYRELLEMTCRLGNTLRRHGVKKGDRVTIYMPPCPMAVASMLACARIGAIHTVVFAGFSSVALADRIHDAQSETVITVNQGLRGGKLVELKQTVDQAIELCPKVKRVFVSRRTDKKVPMSGLDLLLEEEMMKEDVTCEPAALESEDLLFLLYTSGSTGKPKGLVHTQAGYLLYAAITHKYVFDYHDGDVFGCIADIGWITGHSYVVYGPLCNGGTTVLFESTPVYPNPGRYWETVERLKINQFYGAPTAIRLLLRYGDDWVKKYDRSSLKILGSVGEPINTEAWEWYFKVVGDGRCPVVDTWWQTETGGICIAPRPSNPGDEILPAMAMRPFFGIKPSLLDDKGKVLTQNDVSGALCISQAWPGIARTIFNDHQRFVETYLTPYPGYFFTGDGAYRTSKGYYQLTGRLDDVINISGHRLGTAEIEEIVNKHGAVAESAVIGFPHKIKGEGAYAFIVLKKGSNVSQESLASELRGLVSKEIAKYAAPEYIQVTQRLPKTRSGKIMRRVLKKIVENKGDELGDLTTLDDHEAVKDIIEGHKQIQKQQQGR, encoded by the exons ATGGCCTGGCTGTTTGCTAGgaattgttttgcagaaattGCCCCTGGAGGCAAATTGTCCTCTTACAAATTCAGAGCATGGAGCAAAGGGGCTCTAACTGCATACATGCCGGAGGCCACCTCTTTTCCTGGACCAAGGGACCACCACGGGTTGTACCAGGTATCTGTGGAACAAACAGATGCATTCTGGGGAGCACTAGGGAGAAGCCGGCTTCTGTGGATCCATCCTTTTCATTCTGTCAGTAACTGTAACCTGCAGCAGGGCCACCTGAGCTGGTTCCTCGGAGGGCAGCTGAATGTAGCAG TCAACTGTTTGGATAGACATGTCCACAAAGCCCCCAATAAAGTTGCCCTGATCTGGGAGAAAGATGAGCCTGGGCAAGAGGAACACATTACATACAG AGAATTGCTAGAGATGACATGCCGCCTTGGAAACACCTTGAGGCGACATGGAGTGAAGAAAGGTGACCGAGTCACTATTTACATGCCTCCGTGTCCGATGGCTGTGGCAAGTATGTTAGCCTGTGCCCGAATTGGAGCAATACACACAGTGGTATTTGCTGGATTCAGTTCCGTTGCATTGGCTGACAGGATCCATGATG CTCAGTCTGAAACAGTGATCACAGTGAACCAAGGATTGCGAGGGGGCAAGTTGGTTGAGCTAAAGCAGACAGTGGACCAGGCTATCGAATTGTGTCCAAAGGTGAAGCGGGTTTTTGTTTCAAGGAGGACTGATAAGAAGGTGCCCATGTCAGGCCTGGATCTACTGCTGGAGGAG GAGATGATGAAAGAGGACGTGACCTGTGAGCCTGCTGCCTTGGAGAGTGAAGATTTACTGTTCCTCCTCTACACTTCAGGAAGTACTGGGAAACCCAAAGGACTGGTCCACACCCAGGCAGGTTATTTGCTGTACGCTGCCATCACCCACAAG TATGTGTTTGACTACCACGATGGAGATGTCTTTGGCTGCATTGCAGACATTGGATGGATCACAGGGCACAGCTATGTGGTATATGGCCCTTTGTGCAACGGAGGAACTACAGTCCTTTTTGAGAGCACTCCAGTGTACCCTAATccag GACGTTACTGGGAAACTGTGGAGAGGTTAAAGATAAATCAGTTCTACGGAGCCCCTACAGCTATTCGCCTCCTGCTTAGATACGGGGATGATTGGGTAAAGAAATATGACAGATCTTCCCTCAAAATCCTTGGATCAG TGGGAGAACCTATCAACACAGAAGCATGGGAGTGGTACTTCAAAGTGGTCGGAGATGGACGGTGCCCTGTAGTTGATACCTGGTGGCAGACAG aaacAGGAGGCATCTGTATTGCTCCTCGACCTTCAAACCCAGGTGATGAGATCCTTCCAGCCATGGCCATGAGACCATTCTTTGGCATCAAACCTTCCCTTTTGGATGACAAA GGAAAAGTCTTAACACAGAATGATGTCTCTGGAGCACTTTGCATTTCTCAGGCATGGCCAGGCATAGCCAGGACCATTTTCAATGACCACCAGAGGTTTGTGGAGACCTACCTGACGCCTTACCCAG GATATTTTTTCACTGGGGATGGAGCGTATCGGACAAGCAAGGGATACTACCAGTTGACAGGCCGGCTGGATGATGTCATCAACATCAGTGGGCACAGGCTGGGCACGGCTGAGATAGAAGAAATTGTG AATAAGCACGGGGCAGTGGCAGAATCAGCTGTGATTGGATTTCCTCACAAGATCAAAGGAGAAG GTGCCTATGCATTCATTGTGCTGAAGAAGGGCTCTAATGTCTCTCAAGAGAGCCTGGCCTCCGAGCTCCGAGGGCTCGTCTCAAAAGAAATTGCAAAGTATGCAGCACCGGAATATATTCAG GTCACTCAACGTCTGCCCAAGACTCGCTCAGGGAAGATTATGAGGCGAGTTTTGAAGAAGATTGTAGAAAACAAAGGAGATGAGCTGGGAGATCTGACAACCTTGGATGATCATGAGGCGGTGAAAGACATCATTGAGGGACACAAGCAGATTCAGAAGCAACAGCAGGGGCGGTAG